DNA sequence from the Actinacidiphila yeochonensis CN732 genome:
AGCACGACACCCACCGCGAGCAGCGCGCCCAGTACGATGGCGACGATCCGGAGCGTGCGGTCGGCACGGGCGTCGTCGTCGCGACCGCCCCCGTAGCGACCCTCGGGAACGGTGGGCGCCGAGCCGGGCTGCACGGCCGTCATGATCGTTCCTCCCTGGGGGGCCGGGGGTACCGCGGAATGAATCCCCCCCGTCTCCCGTCACTATAGGGAGGCACCCCCTCCCGCCCGGCGGGCGGGGGCCTTCCCCACGACCCGCGGCACGCGGGCCGGACCGCGGCGGGGCCGCGGAACCGGCCCGGCGCGCCGGGCCGACGGGGGCCGACGCGGGTCCGGCGCGGACCGGACGGGCCCGGCACAACCGAAGAACCACGAAGACGGAAACCCGAGGAAGCCTGCCTTGACAGAACAGCTTCGACTGATGGCGGTGCACGCCCACCCCGACGACGAGTCGAGCAAGGGCGCCGCCACCATGGCCAAGTACGTCTCCGAGGGCGTCGACGTCCTCGTGGCGACCTGCACCGGCGGCGAGCGCGGCTCGGTGCTCAACCCCAAGCTCCAGGGCGACCCCTACATCCAGGAGCACATCCACGAGGTGCGGGCCCGGGAGATGGACGAGGCCCGGCAGATCCTCGGCGTCCGGCAGTCGTGGCTCGGCTACGTCGACTCCGGGCTGCCCGAGGGCGACCCGCTGCCGCCGCTGCCCGAGGGCTGCTTCGCCCTGGAGGACGTGGAGAGCGCCACCGGCCGCCTGGTCGCCCTGATCCGCGAGTTCCGCCCGCACGTGATCACCACGTACGACGAGAACGGCGGCTACCCGCACCCCGACCACATCATGACCCACAAGATCTCGGTGGCGGCCTACGAGGCGGCGGGGGACCCCGAGCGCTTCCCCGAGGCCGGCGAGCCGTGGACGCCGCTGAAGCTCTACTACAACCAGGGCTTCAACAAGGCGCGCACCCTCGCCCTGCACGAGGCGCTGCTCGCCCGGGGCCTGGAATCCCCCTACGGCGACTGGATCAAGCGCTGGGAGGAGTACGACCGGCCCGAGCGCGACCTCACCACCCACGTGCCGTGCGCGGAGTTCTTCGAGATCCGGGACAAGGCGCTGCTCGCCCACGCCACCCAGATCGACCCGGACGGCGGCTGGTTCCGCGTCCCGATGGACCTCCAGCGCGAGGTCTGGCCGACCGAGGACTACGAGCTCGCCAGCTCCCGGGTCGACGTCTCGCTGCCCGAGGACGACCTCTTCGCCGGCGTCCGCGAGGGCTGACGGACGCACCGCCCGGCCGGCGGCCCCAGCGCGCTGCCGGTTTCGCCGGCCGGCGGTCCCCCGCCGCCGCCGGGAGATCCCGGCGGAGGACGGAAACCGCTGGCCAGGCCGGTGCGCGGGGCGTTCGGGGCTCCGGACGGGGCCTGCGCGAAGGGCCCGTCGGGGACTGAGCGACAATGGTGGGCGTGACTGACACGCACGCCCTCCACCACCTCGTCCCGCTCGCCCAGGAGCTGGATGAGAACAAGGTGACGCCGGGGCTCCTCGGATTCGTGGTGTTCGCGGTCATCGCCCTCGCGCTGTGGGCGCTGATGAAGAACATGGGCAAGCACATGAAGAAGATCGACTTCGACGAGGGGGAGGACCCGGCCCAGGCCGGCGCCGCCGCCCGCAAGGCCGGCGAGGCCGCGCCCCCGCCGCCCCCCGCCGCTGACGTTCGGATCCGGTTCCGGCGCGGTTCTGTCCGGTGCCTCCTGGCTCCGGCCCGGAGCTGACCGCCTTCTGATCCGCGCCTGACCTGCTTCCGGTCTGCTGCCGGCCCGGTCCGATCGGATGATCAGCCCGCTCCCGGCTTGGTTTCAGCCCGGTCCGGCCCGGTTTCAGCCCGGTCCCGGCCTGGCCCCGGCCCGGCGCCCTCCCGCGCCGGGTCGTGATCGCGCGCACCCCGGCGCTGCCGGACGGGCCGCGGTCCGCACCCGCGGGGCCATCCCCCGGCTCAGCCCGGTACCGGGGCCGCGCGGGCCTCACAGCGAGACCCCCAGCACCATGCGGGCGCCCCGCCCCGGGGTCATGCCCAGCCGCCACGCCTCCCACGGCGAGCCCGGCACGATCGAGCCGCGGTCCAGCAGCGTCGCGTAGCCCTCCGCGTACTCGGTGAGGTCCGGGTCGCGCTGCGGGTACTCACCCGACAGCACCGTCCGCAGGTCCGCGCGGGCCTTCCCGGCGCCGTCCGGAGCGGCGGGGTCGGGCGGCAGCAGCGGCAGCACCGTGGCGCGCAGGAACACCGCCCAGTCCAGGCCGCGCCGGTCGCCGAGGCCGCCGAAGACCTCCACCGCCTCGTCCAGCAGCCGGTACGCCTCCAGCAGCCGGCCGTTGCCCGCGTCGATCACCGCCAGCTCCACGCACGACCAGCCCTCGCCGTGCGGCACCCCGATCCGCCGGAAGTCCTGCCGGGCGTCCTGGAGGAGCTGCCGCGCGAAGCCGCTGTTGCGCAGGTTGCCGGTGCGGACCGCCCGCAGGTCCCGGGTGACCCGGGCCGAGTGGTGCCGGGCGCAGGCCAGCCCGTACTGGTCGCGCATCCGGGAAAACATGCTGCGGGCCCGCTCCAGCGCCCGCAGGCTGGCGTCGCCGTCGCCGCACTCCTCCAGCGCCTGCCCCAGGTGGTACAGCGTCCACGCCTCGCCGCGGGCGTCCTCGCTGGCGCGGTGGCGCTGCACCGCGGCGTCCAGGTCCCGGGCCGCCTCCCGCGCTTGCCCGCGCATCAGCCGGGCCCGCGCCTGCTCGGTCAGCGTCCACGCGGTACCGCGCGGGTCGCGGGCCAGCGCGTGCGCCCGCCCGGCCGCCCGCAGCTCGGCCTCGCCGTCGTCCACCCGGCCCACCGCCAGGTACACCTGGCCGAGTTGGAGGTGCGCCCACGCCTCGCCCTGCACGCTCTCGTTCGCCCGGTGCAGGTCGATCGAGGCGAGCAGCAGCTCCCGGGCCGGGCCGATCCGGCCCAGGTCGCGCAGGACCGCGGCCAGCGCGTGCAGGGTCCAGGCCCGGTCCTCCTCCAGGCCCGGCGCGCCCTGGATCTCCAGCGCCTCCCGCAGCTTCGCCTCCGCCTCCGGCAGGTTGCCCTGGTGGTGCAGGGTGATGCCCAGACTGTTGAGGGTGCGGGCCGCTCCGGACGGGTGCTGCGCCTCGAAGTAGAGGTCCACCACCGCGGTCAGTGTCGACTTGGAGCGGTCCAGCTCGCCCAGCTGCCGGGCCGCGATACCGGTACGCCACTGCACCGAGCGGACCAGCGGCGACGCGTCCCGGTCAGCCGCCTCCCGGCCGCCCGCCGACTGCGCCTGGGCCAGCTCGCTGATCTCGCCCAGCCGGTAGAGGTCGCCGCGCAGCAGGCAGTAGTCGCACAGCGCGCCCAGCAGCGCCTGCACGGCCGTCTGGTCGACGCCCTCGGTGTCGCGCAGCGCGGCGGTGATGAAGCTCGACTCCTCGTCCAGCCAGCGCAGCGCCTGTTCGAGGGAGGCGAAGCCGTGGTGCGCGAACCGGCCGGCCCGGGTCGAGGTCCGCCCCTCCACCAGCCGGATCACCGTGTCGGCGAGGTCGGCGTAGGAGCGGATCAGCCGCTCCTGGGCCGCGGCTCGCTCCGCCGGGTCCTCCTCGTCCAGCAGCCGCTCCCGGGCGAAGGCGCGCACCAGGTCGTGCGGCCGGTAGCGGCTGCCGCGCACGTGCTCCAGCAGGCCCGCCGCCGCCAGCTCGGCCAGCCGGCGGCCGGCCTCGTGCTCGTCGGTGCCGATCAGGGCCGCCGCGGCGGCCGCCCCGAAGCTGGCCCGGCCGGCCAGCGCCAGTCGGCGCAGCAGCTGCCGGCCCGGCTCCGGCTGGTCGTGGTAGCGCAGCGCCAGGACCCGGTCGACGGGGTCGCGCGGCCCGAAGACCTCGATGTCGGCGACCAGCCCGTTCGCACCCCCGTGGCCGGACAGGCCGGAGCCGGCGAGCCGCAGCGCGAACGGCAGCCCCGCGCACAGCTCCCGCAGCCGGTCGGCCTGCTCCGGGCGCGGGGTGGCGGTGCCGGCCGCGTCGGCGGCCTCGCCCAGCAGCTCGAACGCGCCGTCCACGTCCAGCGGGCCGACCTCCAGCCGGTGCACCACCGCCCCCGGCACGTCCAGGTCGAAGGGCTCGCGCGCGGTGACCAGCACCAGGCTCTCCGAGCGGGCCGGTACGAGAGGGCGGACCCGCTCGGCGTCGACCGCGTCGTCCAGCACGATGACGACGGGCACGCCGGTCAGGTGCTGCTGGTACTGCTCGGCCAGCCGCCGCAGGTGCTGCTCCTGGTTCTGCCGCTCCCGGAAGAGCAACTGGTCGCGGGGGGCACCGAGCCGGTTGAGCAGGTGCAGCAGAGCGTCGCGGGCCGGCGTCGGCGCGGCGCCCGCGCCGCGCAGGTCCACCACGCAGGCGCCACGGAACTGGTCCCGCAACTGCCGGGCCGCGCGCACCGCCAGGCTGGTGCGGCCGCTGCCGGCCGCGCCGTGCAGCAGCACCACGGTCGGGCGCACCGCGGTGGAGGCCCGGGCCTGCTGCACCCACTGGGCGATCTGCGCCAGGTGGGCCCGGCGCCCGGCGAACGGCCCTGCCGCCTCCGGGAGCTGCCCGAAGGACTGCTCCAGCATCGCGCGGGCGCGGGCCGCGGCGCTGCGGTCCCCGCCGGGGCCCGGCGCAGCGACACGTGGGGCCGCGGCGCGCAGCCGGTGCGGGTAGGGGCGCCGGCGCGGGCGCCGAGGCGGGGTCCGGCACCGAGGACGCCGAGGGTGCCGAGGCGGGGTCCGGTGCCGAGGTCGCCGAGGGTGCGGAGGGTGCCGAGGGCTGCGGTGCGGGCTCGGCGGGCGCGGCCACGGGGCCGTCTTCCGGATCGGCCTCGCCCGGCGCTTCCGGGGGCACCGGTACGGGGTCCGGTGCCGGCACCCGTACGGTCTGCGCGGCGACGAACGGCCGTATCCCGCGCTCCTCGACGGCCGCGAGCCAGGCCGCCCTGGCGTCCAGGGCCGCCGCGGTCGGCTCCCCGGGATCGGCTCCCCGGCCGCGCCGCGATGCGGCGCCGAGGGCGGCGGCGCCCGTCGCGGCACCGGTCACCACGCCGGTCGCCAAGGCGGTCCCGGCCGACACACCCAGGCCCAGGTCGGCGCCGAAGGCGACGGCCGCGGCGACGGCCGCGGCCAGCCCCGGCACGCCTGCCGGCCGGCCCGCACCGGCGGACCGGCCGTCGAGGGCGGCGCGGTAGACGGCGAACTCCGGTGCGGCCGGGCCGGTCAGCGCGTCCAGGCGCTGGCGGGCGCGGGCGAACAGGGCCCGGGCGTCCGTGCCCGAGGCGTGCTCCGCCACCACCCTGCGCAGCAGGCGCTCGACCTCCTCGCGATCGGATCCGCGTACCGCGTTTGTTGCGTCCGCCACGTGTGCTCCCCTCCCACGACTGCTTCCGCGACTGTGTCCATGGGTGGAGACAACCCGCGGGGTCTATGGGGTTCCCGTACACGGGATGGCTCAATCCCCGTGCAGGGGGCAGGGCTTGAGCGTCCCTGGTCAGCCGGTCGTGAGCCGGTCGTGAGCCGGCCGGGCTCCGGTCGGGCTCGTCGGACGGCACCACAAGGACGTACGGCGGTCACCGGCACGCCGTACGTCCTGTACCTGCTGCTGCACACCTCCGCTGAGCCAGGACCGGACCGGGTTCCGGGACACGCCGGACGCCGGCCGCGGCGCGCCCGGCTCGTGCCTCTCCCGGCTCGTGCCTCTCCGGCAGAGTGCGTCCCGCTCGCCGCCCTGGCACGGGCTTCGCGGCGTTGGCCGAAAGAGCCGCGTAGGCCCGCTACGAGGCTTTCCGGCCGCCTGGCGACGACCCGCGCCAGCACACCTCGCTACCGGGCAGAGCTCGCCGGTCGCGGCACTAGACCAGTCCGCGCAACTGGGAGCGCAGCGCGCGCGGGTCGGAGGTGGGGGCGTCGCAGACGAACCGGCGGCAGACGTAGGCCGCGGCCCGCCCTGCCCGGGTGGGCCGGTCGCGCAGCAGCGGGAACTCGTCCGACCCCTCCTCGCCCAGCGCCACCACCGCGCCCGGCGCCGCGCCCAGCAGCGCCGTACGGTGCAGGTCGTCGGTGAGCGGATCGCCCGCCGGGCCCACCACCGCCACCTCGCGCGGCCCGTCCAGCGCCGCCTCCGCGACGGCCAGGCCCCAGCCGACGAACCTCGGCGCCCGCCCCGCCAACGCCCCGACCACGCCCAGCGCCTGCTCGGCCGCCGTCCGGTGCGCCTCCGACCCGGTGTGCGCGGCGTACGACAGCAGCGCCCCGGCCGCGGCGCTCCAGCCCGAGGGCACCGCGTTGTCCGTCGGGTCCTGCGGGCGGCGGATCAGCGCCTCCGCGTCGTCCGCGGTGTCGTACAGCGAACCGCCCGGCCCGGTGAAGTGCCGCAGCACGCAGCCGAGCAGCACCCCGGCGAACTCCAGCCAGACACCCTCGCCGGTGACCGAGGCCAGCGCGAGGAAGCCCTCCGCGACATCGCCGTAGTCCTCCAGCACGCCCGCGTGCCCGCCGGCCGTGCCGTCGCGGGAGGTGCGCAGCAGCCGGCCGTGCTCGTCCAGGTGGACCCGTACCAGCAGGTCCGCGGCGTCCACCGCGGCCTGCACCAGATCCGGCCGGTCGAAGTAGGCGCCGGTCTCCGCCAGCGCAGCCACGGCCAGGCCGTTCCAGGCGGCGACCACCTTGTCGTCCCGCCCTGGACGGGGCCGCCGGGAGCGCGCCGCGAGCAGCCGCTCCCGCACCGACGCCACCCGGTCGGCGTCCACCATCCCCGTACCCTGCGGCAGTTGCAGCACCGACGTGCCGTGCTCGAACGTGCCCTCCTCGGTGACCCCGAAGTACCCGGCGGCGAACGCGCCGTCCTCCGCGCCGAGTTCGGCTGCCAGCTGGGCCGGCGTCCACGCGTAGTAGGCGCCCTCGACCGAGCGGCCGGTGCCGTCGTCGCTGTCGGCGTCCAGCGCGGAGGCGAACCCGCCTTCGGGGGTGCCCAGTTCGGCGACGATGAAGTCGGCCGTCTCCAGCGCCACCCGCCGGGCCAGGTCGGAGCCGGTGGCCCGCCACAGATGCGCGTACACCCGGGTGAGCAGGGCGTTGTCGTAGAGCATCTTCTCGAAGTGCGGCACCGTCCACGACCGGTCGGTGCTGTACCGGGCGAAGCCGCCCGCGAGCTGGTCGTACATACCGCCCCGGGCCATCGCCTCGCAGGTGTCGCGGGCCATCTGCAGGGCGCCCTCGGCACCGGTACGGGCGTGGTGGCGCAGCAGGAACTCCAGCACCATCGACGGCGGGAACTTCGGCGCCCCGCCGAAGCCGCCGCGCCGCGCGTCGTACTCCCGGGTGAGCCCCAGCAGCGCCGCGCCCAACTCCCGCTCACCGACCGCCCGGCCGCCGCCGCCCTGGCCGAACGCCTCGGCCCGTTCGGAGAGTTCGCGAACGATCCGGGCAGCCACCTCGCCCACCTCCTCGCGCCGGTCCCGCCACGCCGCCACCACCCCGCGCAGCACGTCCATGAACCCGGGCAGCCCCTCCCGCCCGGCCGGCGGGAAGTACGTGCCGAAGTAGAACGGCTCCCGCCCGGGGGTGAGGAAGACCGTCATCGGCCAGCCGCCCTGACCCGTGGCCGCCTGCACGGCCTCCATGTACACGGCATCGACGTCCGGCCGCTCCTCGCGATCCACCTTCACGGCGACGAAGTGCTCGTTGAGGTACGCCGCGGTGTCCTCGTCCTCGAACGACTCGTGGGCCATCACGTGGCACCAGTGATCATCGGGCTAAGTGGCACGACGAATACCCGATCGAGAGAAGGATCGGAACGTCGCGCCGCTTGGCCTCTTGCATCGCCTCCTCTCCCCACGGAAACCAGTCAACGGGGTTACTGGCGTGCTGA
Encoded proteins:
- the mca gene encoding mycothiol conjugate amidase Mca, whose protein sequence is MTEQLRLMAVHAHPDDESSKGAATMAKYVSEGVDVLVATCTGGERGSVLNPKLQGDPYIQEHIHEVRAREMDEARQILGVRQSWLGYVDSGLPEGDPLPPLPEGCFALEDVESATGRLVALIREFRPHVITTYDENGGYPHPDHIMTHKISVAAYEAAGDPERFPEAGEPWTPLKLYYNQGFNKARTLALHEALLARGLESPYGDWIKRWEEYDRPERDLTTHVPCAEFFEIRDKALLAHATQIDPDGGWFRVPMDLQREVWPTEDYELASSRVDVSLPEDDLFAGVREG
- a CDS encoding tetratricopeptide repeat protein, coding for MLEQSFGQLPEAAGPFAGRRAHLAQIAQWVQQARASTAVRPTVVLLHGAAGSGRTSLAVRAARQLRDQFRGACVVDLRGAGAAPTPARDALLHLLNRLGAPRDQLLFRERQNQEQHLRRLAEQYQQHLTGVPVVIVLDDAVDAERVRPLVPARSESLVLVTAREPFDLDVPGAVVHRLEVGPLDVDGAFELLGEAADAAGTATPRPEQADRLRELCAGLPFALRLAGSGLSGHGGANGLVADIEVFGPRDPVDRVLALRYHDQPEPGRQLLRRLALAGRASFGAAAAAALIGTDEHEAGRRLAELAAAGLLEHVRGSRYRPHDLVRAFARERLLDEEDPAERAAAQERLIRSYADLADTVIRLVEGRTSTRAGRFAHHGFASLEQALRWLDEESSFITAALRDTEGVDQTAVQALLGALCDYCLLRGDLYRLGEISELAQAQSAGGREAADRDASPLVRSVQWRTGIAARQLGELDRSKSTLTAVVDLYFEAQHPSGAARTLNSLGITLHHQGNLPEAEAKLREALEIQGAPGLEEDRAWTLHALAAVLRDLGRIGPARELLLASIDLHRANESVQGEAWAHLQLGQVYLAVGRVDDGEAELRAAGRAHALARDPRGTAWTLTEQARARLMRGQAREAARDLDAAVQRHRASEDARGEAWTLYHLGQALEECGDGDASLRALERARSMFSRMRDQYGLACARHHSARVTRDLRAVRTGNLRNSGFARQLLQDARQDFRRIGVPHGEGWSCVELAVIDAGNGRLLEAYRLLDEAVEVFGGLGDRRGLDWAVFLRATVLPLLPPDPAAPDGAGKARADLRTVLSGEYPQRDPDLTEYAEGYATLLDRGSIVPGSPWEAWRLGMTPGRGARMVLGVSL